The Penicillium psychrofluorescens genome assembly, chromosome: 2 nucleotide sequence CGAGCGCGTTATCCAATCCGCCCCGTTGAATGCGACATTCACCGGTTACCGGCCGCAGCCGTTGACACGCCATGTGGTCAACCAAAGTCCAACGTTGGGCTCAGCATCCCACATACATCAAATGCCCGCGAACCAAACGAACAACCGTCTTCCTCCGCTATCCGATGTCTTTGGGTCCGATGCATTGGGTTCGCGTGACCGCGAGCCTGGGCGCTCCAGCTTCTATCAGGGCTCATCGCAATCTAATAATTTGGCTCCACATCCCTCCCCGGGTCTGCCCATGTCCCAAACTCCAAGCCGACCTCGCGAGTACCATTCTGCCGAAGAGGCCGTGCAAGAGCTGTCTGGCGGCCGGGAAGAATTATTGCCTCGAATCGTACACTATGGAGGACATCAGCCACCCACCCCGCCGTCTCCACAAGTCGCCCACGCCGGCCCAAAAACTGCGCCACTGGGCCCTGATCCGATGGCCAGTGCGGCCCCTGCTCCTCCCATGCTTCTGCAATCGGCTGATAGCACCGCACGCCGTCGTCCGCGAAGCGAATACGAACAGGACAATGGCAGCCCGCCGCTGGGTCGCGGTCCCGATCCTCGACCCAACCCGGCGGCGAACGCTGGCCCAAATGCGACATTCCATGGTCCTTTTGGTGCAGGGCGGGACTCTCCCGAAGCAcagaggagaaagaaagaagagttTTTGGGCTTGTGCGCACGAGCCTGGGACTTGTTCCATTCGTGATTTGGAATCGCTTCGCCGATGACATCCAAACAATCCTCCTCCTATGTGGCGATACCCACAAACATTCTCGGCCAAGGGCTCTAAAGCGCGTATTTGAGCTTCGCCGTCGACCACTGTCCGATGAATTGCCCAGCACACTCCCCTTCGAGGACGTGACTGGTCTCAGACAAACCCATACCTGTCCAGCCTCGAGTTTACAGCCGAGGCAAGAACTCCGCCCAATTGAGGG carries:
- a CDS encoding uncharacterized protein (ID:PFLUO_002484-T1.cds;~source:funannotate); this translates as MTARDGVRMQDVGLACLSPGFQTYDPVMREQLQRSMSVREQQRSIIESRLQKSAKDDGPDGIPPSESFGMPRTGSKKRPPPGLSIVPPSASQFANERVIQSAPLNATFTGYRPQPLTRHVVNQSPTLGSASHIHQMPANQTNNRLPPLSDVFGSDALGSRDREPGRSSFYQGSSQSNNLAPHPSPGLPMSQTPSRPREYHSAEEAVQELSGGREELLPRIVHYGGHQPPTPPSPQVAHAGPKTAPLGPDPMASAAPAPPMLLQSADSTARRRPRSEYEQDNGSPPLGRGPDPRPNPAANAGPNATFHGPFGAGRDSPEAQRRKKEEFLGLCARAWDLFHS